One stretch of Ptiloglossa arizonensis isolate GNS036 chromosome 7, iyPtiAriz1_principal, whole genome shotgun sequence DNA includes these proteins:
- the LOC143149697 gene encoding uncharacterized protein LOC143149697, with protein MEILVLFLLSSAIVVQGYGKSDDPNDEPFLPIYPVYPYSPKLIKRGAERESGAQLSPELYAPKVDAKDSYSTSFGANYPRDLYYTNYNPYPKGSSPSSYTYSSLPYTYPTAAYGDYNSYSNPYAIPPPSYSAVPYSASYPNYYYQPPYYYPNYYAQPLFPPPPLPPPDYSNEAYSDPGDKTKKKPDDSRYRGDVDQDSSGNQYVDGGNYISGNGKDLDPQPSTYKTNNPRNQMDQVSELPVKNIQIPVPKTSYRVISVAGQPVGPDYPLPAPYLKAQQLEEIMSQTWAKMMSRNVQQQAGQYLANEVGKGSVTNDARYQNDQNGDPPRYISVPNVIAKTGLAYIVNPNSILGKLTAAGQVIQTSVNQPRNTKYSTVNPGVYAAVEKPLKEQTDAEEYETYENQRSQAGQEYDSALNQADKRPQTFGNDHVQSYPSQNFVTAQTPRAYSYRYSAYNPPQTSTQQQSQLYKAELDDVNFGSKTKKGFSCLFVTNVTGAASGRISEKYYNPGSLRGRARYRTSLE; from the exons ATGGAGATACTG GTGCTGTTTCTGCTGTCATCGGCGATCGTCGTGCAAGGATACGGAAAAAGCGACGATCCGAACGACGAGCCCTTCCTCCCGATATACCCTGTGTACCCGTACAGTCCGAAACTGATCAAAAGAGGAGCGGAGAGGGAGTCAGGGGCGCAGTTGTCGCCGGAGCTTTACGCTCCGAAAGTCGACGCCAAAGACTCGTACAGCACCAGCTTCGGCGCTAATTATCCCCGAGATCTTTACTACACCAATTACAACCCGTACCCGAAGGGTTCCTCCCCGTCCAGTTACACGTACAGTTCCCTACCGTACACGTATCCCACCGCAGCGTACGGTGACTACAACTCGTActccaatccgtacgcgatacCACCGCCATCTTATTCGGCGGTTCCTTACTCCGCGTCTTATCCTAATTATTACTACCAACCGCCTTACTATTACCCCAACTATTACGCGCAGCCTCTGTTCCCACCGCCACCGTTACCGCCACCGGATTACTCCAACGAAGCGTACTCCGATCCCGGCGACAAGACCAAGAAGAAACCCGACGATTCAAGGTACAGAGGCGACGTGGATCAGGATTCCTCGGGGAACCAGTACGTCGACGGTGGGAACTATATCTCCGGAAACGGAAAGGATCTCGATCCTCAACCCAGCACCTACAAGACCAACAATCCACGAAATCAGATGGACCAGGTGAGCGAGCTGCCCGTCAAGAATATACAAATTCCCGTACCAAAGACGAGCTACAGGGTCATCAGTGTCGCTGGACAACCCGTAGGTCCCGATTATCCCCTACCAGCGCCCTATCTAAAGGCTCAGCAACTGGAAGAGATCATGAGCCAAACCTGGGCCAAGATGATGTCGCGGAACGTGCAACAACAGGCTGGCCAGTATCTCGCCAACGAAGTCGGCAAGGGTTCGGTAACCAACGACGCTCGGTATCAAAACGATCAAAACGGAGACCCACCCCGATATATTTCTGTCCCGAACGTAATCGCCAAGACCGGTCTGGCTTACATCGTCAACCCCAATTCCATTCTCGGGAAACTGACAGCCGCTGGCCAGGTGATACAGACATCCGTGAATCAACCGAGGAACACGAAGTACTCTACAGTGAATCCAGGGGTGTACGCAGCGGTGGAGAAGCCGCTGAAAGAACAAACCGACGCGGAGGAGTACGAGACCTACGAGAATCAGAGGTCACAGGCTGGCCAGGAGTACGATAGCGCGTTGAACCAGGCCGATAAACGGCCCCAAACTTTCGGGAACGATCACGTACAGTCTTATCCGAGCCAGAACTTCGTCACTGCGCAAACGCCCAGGGCGTACAGTTATCGGTACAGCGCTTACAATCCGCCTCAAACGTCCACGCAGCAGCAGTCCCAGCTGTACAAGGCCGAGCTGGACGACGTGAACTTTGGTAGTAAGACGAAGAAAGG TTTCAGTTGCCTGTTTGTAACGAATGTAACCGGCGCGGCGTCGGGCCGAATATCAGAAAAGTATTATAATCCGGGTTCGCTCAGAGGTCGCGCAAGGTACAGGACCTCTTTAGAATAA
- the LOC143149370 gene encoding uncharacterized protein LOC143149370, with product MRSLILLGVAIIAVSSVSSREVHGDKRPLRPPPKGKRGVGDYSGGYSSGGSSYNSPLHSSLSSGYTGGGSLGGGYSLGGHSGGIQSLQSLGGSLGHGGLGYSGLNLGSGGLSGLSHGLGLQGLSLGGHGSSYSSAGVGGGGGSIALFSPSSKNGPVTFGQNGGGISVASSGSSSYSTPAYASGVHGLSSYSNGGSSGSLPAMLASSHGSYSLPASSLSSLGGSSGHSLPLQSLGSGSPHTVSGGLTIDTSSLGKGSSGGSSYSIPISSGSHGISSSGGSSSYSLPVSSGSSGGHVGLSSGSSDSSSYSLPVSSGSSGSSSYSNYIPSSSGSASYSSGGSSGGYSSPSVSYSSGSSSYSSPSVSYTSGSSGHSSPTVTYSGPSSSYSAPSTSYGTPVEPHGSYSNPSPRYVGYSGGKGYEALSSTNNKYDTISYSSPSGKY from the exons ATGCGGTCATTG ATACTACTGGGAGTCGCGATCATCGCTGTTTCGAGCGTGTCCAGCCGAGAGGTTCATGGAGATAAGAGGCCGCTCAGACCACCGCCAAAAGGCAAACGAGGCGTCGGTGATTACTCCGGAGGCTACTCATCCGGTGGATCGTCTTACAATTCGCCTCTCCATTCGAGTCTGAGCTCGGGATACACCGGTGGTGGATCGCTAGGGGGCGGATACTCGTTGGGAGGACATTCGGGAGGTATCCAGAGCCTTCAGAGCTTGGGAGGTTCGCTGGGACACGGTGGTCTGGGATACTCGGGACTGAATCTAGGCTCCGGAGGACTCTCGGGACTGAGCCACGGACTGGGTCTTCAAGGATTGTCTCTGGGTGGCCACGGGTCCTCGTACTCCTCGGCCGGTGTAGGTGGAGGCGGAGGAAGCATCGCGTTGTTCAGTCCCTCTTCGAAGAACGGACCTGTCACGTTTGGACAGAACGGTGGAGGCATCTCCGTTGCCAGTTCCGGTTCGAGCAGCTACTCCACGCCGGCCTACGCCAGTGGAGTTCACGGATTGTCCTCTTACAGTAACGGAGGTTCGTCCGGTAGCCTTCCAGCGATGCTGGCGTCGTCCCACGGCTCGTACAGTCTGCCAGCGTCGTCTTTGAGCTCTCTGGGTGGTTCCTCGGGTCACAGCCTTCCTCTTCAATCTCTCGGCTCGGGTTCGCCGCACACGGTGAGCGGAGGATTGACGATCGACACGAGCTCTCTTGGAAAAGGATCTAGCGGTGGTTCGAGCTACTCCATCCCGATATCTTCCGGATCCCATGGAATATCCAGCTCCGGTGGATCGTCGAGCTACTCGTTACCCGTGTCCTCTGGCTCGTCGGGTGGCCACGTTGGTCTTTCCAGCGGATCTTCGGACAGTTCCAGTTACTCTCTACCCGTATCCTCTGGATCGTCGGGGTCTAGCTCGTACTCCAACTACATACCGTCGTCTTCCGGCTCGGCCTCGTACTCATCGGGCGGAAGCTCCGGTGGTTACTCGAGTCCCTCCGTCTCTTACTCGAGCGGTAGCTCGAGCTACTCGAGTCCCTCGGTCTCGTACACCAGCGGTAGCTCCGGTCACTCGAGTCCCACGGTCACGTATTCGGGTCC CTCCTCCAGCTACTCGGCCCCGTCGACGTCGTACGGTACTCCCGTGGAGCCCCACGGCTCCTACTCGAATCCCAGCCCCAGATACGTGGGCTACTCTGGCGGGAAGGGCTACGAAGCTCTGAGCTCCACGAACAACAAATACGACACGATTTCTTACTCCAGTCCTAGCGGAAAGTATTAA